One genomic region from Cellulomonas fengjieae encodes:
- a CDS encoding winged helix DNA-binding domain-containing protein, whose translation MTELLTRARLNRALLARQHLLERRPGPALDVVDRLVGMQAQNAWSPYVGLWSRVEGFAPDHLAAAFWDRSVTRIAVMRGTIHLVTAADALVLPRLLAPLYAKDLRVNASHAAALRTIDLAELTAAARALVEAEPRVTTELGRLLADRWPDVATSTLAYAARGTLPLVQVPPRGVWGRSGATTWTTATAWLGPELTAAAPDLGDPAVHAAQQERLVLRYLAAFGPASVADLQTWSGLTGLREVVDRLDLVRYRAEPSPGAVRERELLDVPEGPLPDAEVPAPVRFLADYDNVLLSHADRTRIIAPEHRRRLASPNGVFPATFLLDGRVAGTWEMPRDRRARDRVTLTVRPFGALTAAQRDEVRAEAEGLAALMADEAAERPVVVVEPD comes from the coding sequence GTGACCGAGCTGCTGACCCGTGCCCGGCTCAACCGCGCCCTGCTGGCGCGCCAGCACCTGCTCGAGCGCCGGCCCGGCCCCGCGCTCGACGTCGTGGACCGCCTGGTCGGGATGCAGGCGCAGAACGCCTGGTCGCCGTACGTCGGGCTGTGGAGCCGCGTCGAGGGCTTCGCGCCCGACCACCTGGCAGCGGCGTTCTGGGACCGGTCCGTCACCCGGATCGCGGTCATGCGCGGCACCATCCACCTGGTCACCGCGGCGGACGCGCTGGTCCTGCCCCGCCTCCTCGCCCCCCTGTACGCCAAGGACCTGCGCGTCAACGCCTCGCACGCGGCGGCGCTGCGCACGATCGACCTCGCCGAGCTCACCGCGGCCGCGCGCGCCCTCGTGGAGGCGGAGCCACGGGTGACCACGGAGCTGGGCCGGCTGCTCGCCGACCGCTGGCCGGACGTGGCCACCAGCACGCTGGCGTACGCGGCGCGCGGGACGCTGCCCCTGGTCCAGGTCCCGCCCCGGGGCGTCTGGGGGCGTTCCGGGGCGACGACGTGGACCACGGCGACGGCCTGGCTGGGCCCGGAGCTGACGGCCGCGGCGCCCGACCTGGGCGACCCCGCGGTGCACGCCGCGCAGCAGGAGCGGCTGGTCCTGCGCTATCTGGCGGCGTTCGGCCCGGCGTCCGTCGCGGACCTGCAGACCTGGTCCGGCCTCACCGGCCTGCGCGAGGTGGTGGACCGCCTGGACCTCGTCCGGTACCGCGCCGAGCCGTCGCCCGGGGCGGTACGCGAGCGTGAGCTCCTGGACGTACCGGAAGGACCGCTGCCCGACGCGGAGGTCCCCGCCCCCGTGCGGTTCCTCGCCGACTACGACAACGTGCTGCTGAGCCACGCCGACCGGACCCGGATCATCGCGCCGGAGCACCGTCGACGGCTGGCGAGCCCGAACGGGGTCTTCCCCGCCACGTTCCTGCTGGACGGCCGGGTGGCGGGGACCTGGGAGATGCCCCGGGACCGCCGGGCCCGCGACCGGGTCACCCTCACCGTGCGCCCGTTCGGCGCGCTGACGGCGGCACAGCGCGACGAGGTCCGGGCCGAGGCGGAAGGGCTGGCCGCGCTCATGGCGGACGAGGCCGCCGAGCGCCCCGTCGTGGTGGTCGAACCGGACTGA
- a CDS encoding stage II sporulation protein M translates to MDLDAFEQARAADWQRLDQLVRQRRRSGAESDELVRLYQAVATDLSSVRSAAPDPEMVTRLSMLVGRARAAISGTHEPSWRDVTSFVVVALPAALYRIRWWTVAVMVAFLALGVTAGVWVATQPEALAAMGTPSQQQEYVDSSFAEYYSPGAGFAAMVWTNNAWLTAVCIATGITGVIPVYLLVVNAVSIGSTGGMMAAHGSLDVFLQLIAPHGLLELTAVFVAGAAGLRIFWTWIDPGHRPRGRALAQEARALFTVAIGLVGVLAVSGVIEGFVTGSSLPWAVKVVIGAIALATFWAYTLVLGRRAVRAGQTGDLEADRAGYVLATAG, encoded by the coding sequence ATGGACCTCGACGCCTTCGAGCAGGCACGCGCGGCCGACTGGCAGCGGCTCGACCAGCTGGTCCGGCAGCGCCGGCGCAGCGGTGCCGAGTCCGACGAGCTGGTGCGCCTCTACCAGGCGGTCGCCACCGACCTGTCGAGCGTGCGGTCCGCGGCGCCCGACCCGGAGATGGTGACGCGGCTGTCGATGCTCGTGGGCCGCGCCCGCGCGGCGATCTCCGGCACGCACGAGCCGAGCTGGCGCGACGTGACCTCGTTCGTCGTGGTCGCGCTGCCCGCCGCCCTGTACCGGATCCGCTGGTGGACGGTGGCCGTCATGGTCGCGTTCCTGGCGCTCGGGGTGACCGCGGGCGTCTGGGTGGCGACGCAGCCGGAGGCGCTCGCCGCGATGGGGACGCCGAGCCAGCAGCAGGAGTACGTGGACAGCTCGTTCGCGGAGTACTACTCGCCCGGGGCGGGTTTCGCGGCCATGGTGTGGACCAACAACGCCTGGCTGACGGCCGTCTGCATCGCGACGGGCATCACGGGCGTGATTCCGGTCTACCTGCTGGTCGTCAACGCGGTGAGCATCGGCTCCACGGGCGGGATGATGGCGGCGCACGGCAGCCTCGACGTGTTCCTGCAGCTCATCGCGCCGCACGGCCTGCTCGAGCTCACCGCCGTGTTCGTCGCCGGCGCCGCGGGGCTGCGGATCTTCTGGACCTGGATCGACCCGGGGCACCGGCCACGCGGACGCGCCCTGGCCCAGGAGGCCCGTGCCCTGTTCACGGTGGCGATCGGCCTGGTCGGGGTCCTGGCGGTCTCGGGAGTCATCGAGGGCTTCGTCACGGGCTCGAGCCTGCCGTGGGCCGTCAAGGTCGTCATCGGGGCGATCGCGCTCGCGACGTTCTGGGCGTACACGCTCGTGCTGGGCCGGCGGGCGGTACGCGCCGGCCAGACCGGCGACCTCGAGGCCGACCGGGCCGGCTACGTCCTGGCGACCGCGGGCTGA
- a CDS encoding RDD family protein: MDGIITGEGVLLDARPTSAATRLLAALLDLMVLGVGLFVLFVALGAVAPDASEEMGRILVIVLMATVTVVIPTTVETLTRGRSLGKLAMGIRIVRDDGGPLVFRQALVRALTGVVELWFTLGTVALICSIVHPQGKRVGDILAGTYAVRVRGAAKVRTPVLMPPQLAGWAHTADLARLPDGLALSVRQFLGRAASLHPASRVQLGSQLTAEVQRYVNPLPPVGTHPEAFLAAVLAERRERETVARLRADQRAAVEASQLQRLPHGIPDPVN; the protein is encoded by the coding sequence ATGGACGGCATCATCACGGGCGAAGGGGTCCTCCTCGACGCGCGGCCCACCTCGGCCGCCACACGACTCCTGGCTGCGCTGCTGGACCTCATGGTCCTGGGCGTCGGCCTGTTCGTGCTGTTCGTCGCGCTCGGCGCCGTCGCCCCGGACGCGTCCGAGGAGATGGGCCGGATCCTGGTCATCGTGCTGATGGCGACCGTCACGGTCGTGATCCCGACGACGGTCGAGACGCTCACGCGCGGCCGCTCGCTGGGCAAGCTGGCGATGGGCATCCGGATCGTGCGCGACGACGGCGGCCCGCTGGTGTTCCGCCAGGCGCTCGTCCGCGCGCTCACCGGCGTCGTCGAGCTCTGGTTCACGCTCGGCACGGTCGCCCTGATCTGCTCGATCGTGCACCCGCAGGGCAAGCGTGTCGGCGACATCCTGGCGGGCACCTATGCGGTGCGGGTGCGAGGGGCGGCCAAGGTCCGCACGCCGGTGCTGATGCCCCCGCAGCTCGCGGGATGGGCCCACACCGCGGACCTCGCGCGGCTGCCCGACGGGCTCGCGCTGTCGGTCCGCCAGTTCCTCGGCCGCGCCGCGTCCCTGCACCCGGCGTCACGGGTGCAGCTGGGCTCACAGCTGACGGCCGAGGTGCAGCGCTACGTCAACCCGCTGCCCCCGGTGGGCACCCACCCCGAGGCGTTCCTGGCCGCGGTGCTCGCGGAGCGCCGCGAGCGGGAGACCGTCGCCCGGCTGCGCGCCGACCAGCGCGCCGCCGTGGAGGCGTCGCAGCTCCAGCGACTCCCCCACGGCATCCCCGACCCGGTGAACTGA
- the ahcY gene encoding adenosylhomocysteinase, whose amino-acid sequence MPTFSELPGQYKVRDLTLAEAGRHQIRLAEHEMPGLMALRTEFGPTQPLAGARVAGSLHMTVQTAVLIETLVALGAEVRWASCNIFSTQDEAAAAVVVGPHGSVDAPAGVPVFAWKGESLEEYWECTEQILVWPGGTGPNMILDDGGDATLLVHKGVQYEAAGAVPADPGPGEQGYSEELLVILDTLRRSLAADPQRWTTIAAQIKGVTEETTTGVHRLYQLAEAGGLLFPAINVNDSVTKSKFDNKYGIRHSLPDGINRATDVLMGGKVAFVAGYGDVGKGAAEALRGQGARVIISEVDPICALQAAMDGFQVTLLDDVIDQADFVITTTGNKDVVSAAHMSRMKNKAIVGNIGHFDNEIDMAGLAAVPGITRTEIKPQVHEWTFPADEVGPERSIIVLSEGRLLNLGNATGHPSFVMSNSFSNQVIGQIELFTKPDEYAREVYRLPKVLDEKVARLHLGALGVRLTELTKSQAEYLGIDVAGPYKADHYRY is encoded by the coding sequence ATGCCCACGTTCAGCGAGCTCCCCGGCCAGTACAAGGTCCGCGACCTGACCCTCGCGGAGGCCGGCCGTCACCAGATCCGCCTGGCCGAGCACGAGATGCCAGGCCTCATGGCCCTGCGCACCGAGTTCGGTCCCACCCAGCCCCTCGCCGGTGCGCGCGTCGCAGGCTCGCTGCACATGACCGTGCAGACGGCGGTGCTGATCGAGACCCTCGTCGCCCTCGGCGCCGAGGTCCGCTGGGCGTCCTGCAACATCTTCTCGACGCAGGACGAGGCCGCCGCCGCCGTCGTCGTGGGCCCGCACGGGTCGGTCGACGCGCCGGCCGGGGTGCCGGTGTTCGCCTGGAAGGGCGAGTCCCTCGAGGAGTACTGGGAGTGCACCGAGCAGATCCTCGTCTGGCCGGGCGGGACGGGGCCGAACATGATCCTGGACGACGGCGGCGACGCGACCCTCCTGGTGCACAAGGGCGTCCAGTACGAGGCGGCCGGCGCCGTGCCCGCCGACCCCGGTCCGGGGGAGCAGGGCTACTCCGAGGAGCTGCTCGTCATCCTGGACACGCTGCGGCGCTCGCTCGCGGCGGACCCGCAGCGCTGGACCACGATCGCGGCCCAGATCAAGGGCGTGACCGAGGAGACGACGACCGGCGTGCACCGCCTGTACCAGCTGGCGGAGGCGGGTGGCCTGCTGTTCCCCGCGATCAACGTCAACGACTCGGTGACCAAGTCCAAGTTCGACAACAAGTACGGCATCCGGCACTCGCTCCCGGACGGGATCAACCGGGCGACGGACGTTCTCATGGGCGGCAAGGTCGCGTTCGTCGCGGGCTACGGCGACGTGGGCAAGGGGGCGGCGGAGGCGCTGCGCGGGCAGGGCGCGCGCGTCATCATCTCCGAGGTGGACCCGATCTGCGCGCTCCAGGCGGCGATGGACGGCTTCCAGGTGACTCTCCTGGACGACGTCATCGACCAGGCCGACTTCGTCATCACCACGACCGGCAACAAGGACGTCGTCTCGGCCGCGCACATGTCCCGGATGAAGAACAAGGCCATCGTCGGCAACATCGGGCACTTCGACAACGAGATCGACATGGCGGGGCTCGCGGCCGTGCCGGGGATCACCCGCACCGAGATCAAGCCGCAGGTGCACGAGTGGACCTTCCCCGCCGACGAGGTGGGTCCTGAGCGCTCGATCATCGTGCTGTCCGAGGGTCGGCTGCTGAACCTGGGCAACGCCACCGGCCACCCGTCGTTCGTGATGAGCAACTCGTTCTCCAACCAGGTGATCGGTCAGATCGAGCTGTTCACCAAGCCGGACGAGTACGCCCGCGAGGTGTACCGGCTGCCCAAGGTCCTCGACGAGAAGGTCGCGCGCCTGCACCTGGGCGCCCTCGGCGTCCGGCTCACGGAGCTGACCAAGTCGCAGGCCGAGTACCTGGGCATCGACGTGGCCGGTCCGTACAAGGCGGACCACTACCGCTACTGA
- a CDS encoding Trm112 family protein: MGATEDGRSLEPWARELLRCPATGATLVDGVGPDGEPTLVSTDPDNPLAYPVRDGIPVLLVTEGVPVPRV, encoded by the coding sequence ATGGGCGCGACCGAGGACGGACGCTCGCTCGAGCCGTGGGCGCGCGAGCTCCTGCGCTGCCCCGCCACGGGCGCGACGCTGGTCGACGGCGTCGGTCCCGACGGCGAGCCGACGCTCGTGTCGACGGACCCGGACAACCCGCTCGCCTACCCGGTGCGCGACGGGATCCCCGTGCTGCTCGTCACCGAGGGTGTGCCGGTTCCTCGGGTCTGA
- a CDS encoding phosphomannomutase/phosphoglucomutase, translating into MTSPAADRVDLTALIKAYDVRGVVPDELNPAVARAIGAAFADVVVLPEATDRPRVVIANDMRPSGPELVAAFADGLAARGVDVIRIGLASTDGLYFASGVLGIPGAMFTASHNPAQYNGIKLCRAGARPVGQDSGLTTVRELAGDYLAGSVPEVDAAQRGTVEDRDMLAEYASFLRSLVDLSGIRPLKVVVDAGNGMGGFTAPAVLGTGAGLPALPLDVVPLYFELDGTFPNHEANPLEPENLRDLQAAVVEHGADLGLAFDGDADRCFVIDENGDPVSPSAITALVGLREVERERAAGRTPTVIHNLITSQVVPDLLTAAGATTVRTRVGHSFIKAQMAEHDAVFGGEHSAHYYFRDFFFADTGMLAAMHVLAALGGQPHPLSALALQFQPYSASGEINSRVSDVPAARARVVEAYVTQQGAGPVTVDELDGLTVSHWDGHPQWWFNLRASNTEPLLRLNVEAADEDIMEKVRDDVLALVRQDGAS; encoded by the coding sequence GTGACCTCCCCAGCAGCCGACCGTGTCGATCTGACTGCCCTCATCAAGGCCTACGACGTCCGAGGTGTCGTCCCCGACGAGCTGAACCCCGCCGTCGCCCGCGCGATCGGCGCGGCGTTCGCCGACGTGGTGGTGCTCCCCGAGGCGACGGACCGCCCCCGCGTCGTCATCGCCAACGACATGCGGCCGTCCGGCCCCGAGCTGGTGGCGGCCTTCGCCGACGGCCTGGCCGCGCGCGGCGTCGACGTCATCCGGATCGGCCTCGCGTCGACGGACGGCCTGTACTTCGCGTCCGGCGTGCTCGGCATCCCCGGCGCCATGTTCACCGCGAGCCACAACCCCGCGCAGTACAACGGCATCAAGCTGTGCCGGGCCGGTGCCCGCCCGGTCGGCCAGGACAGCGGGCTGACCACCGTGCGCGAGCTGGCGGGCGACTACCTCGCCGGCTCGGTGCCCGAGGTCGACGCCGCCCAGCGTGGGACGGTGGAGGACCGCGACATGCTGGCCGAGTACGCCTCGTTCCTGCGGTCGCTGGTGGACCTGTCCGGCATCCGCCCGCTCAAGGTCGTCGTCGACGCGGGCAACGGCATGGGCGGCTTCACGGCGCCGGCCGTGCTCGGCACGGGGGCAGGGCTGCCGGCGCTCCCGCTGGACGTCGTGCCGCTGTACTTCGAGCTGGACGGCACGTTCCCCAACCACGAGGCCAACCCGCTCGAGCCGGAGAACCTCCGGGACCTGCAGGCCGCGGTCGTGGAGCACGGCGCGGACCTCGGTCTCGCGTTCGACGGCGACGCCGACCGCTGCTTCGTCATCGACGAGAACGGCGACCCGGTCAGCCCGTCGGCCATCACGGCGCTGGTCGGCCTGCGCGAGGTCGAGCGCGAGCGCGCCGCGGGCCGCACGCCGACCGTGATCCACAACCTCATCACCTCCCAGGTGGTTCCGGACCTGCTCACGGCCGCGGGGGCGACGACCGTGCGCACCCGCGTGGGCCACTCGTTCATCAAGGCGCAGATGGCCGAGCACGACGCGGTCTTCGGCGGCGAGCACAGCGCGCACTACTACTTCCGCGACTTCTTCTTCGCCGACACGGGCATGCTCGCGGCGATGCACGTGCTGGCCGCCCTCGGCGGTCAGCCTCACCCGCTGTCCGCGCTGGCCCTGCAGTTCCAGCCGTACTCGGCCAGCGGCGAGATCAACTCCCGCGTGTCCGACGTCCCGGCGGCCCGCGCGCGCGTCGTCGAGGCGTACGTGACGCAGCAGGGCGCGGGGCCGGTCACCGTCGACGAGCTGGACGGCCTGACGGTGTCGCACTGGGACGGCCACCCGCAGTGGTGGTTCAACCTGCGGGCGTCGAACACCGAGCCGCTGCTGCGGCTCAACGTCGAGGCGGCGGACGAGGACATCATGGAGAAGGTCCGCGACGACGTGCTCGCGCTGGTCCGTCAGGACGGCGCGTCCTGA
- a CDS encoding DUF3499 domain-containing protein gives MRSVRQCSRTACGRAAVATLTYVYADSTAVLGPLAQQAEPHSYDLCIEHAERLTAPRGWEVVRLTPEFTPAPPSRDDLLALADAVREAGRRTEPETVPVPTLGAALVDGPRRGHLRVLRGDG, from the coding sequence GTGAGATCCGTGAGGCAGTGCTCGCGCACGGCCTGCGGCCGTGCGGCCGTGGCCACGCTGACCTATGTGTACGCCGACTCGACCGCCGTGCTGGGACCCCTGGCGCAGCAGGCCGAGCCGCACTCGTACGACCTGTGCATCGAGCACGCCGAGCGGCTCACGGCCCCCCGCGGGTGGGAGGTCGTCCGGCTCACGCCCGAGTTCACGCCCGCGCCGCCGAGCCGGGACGACCTGCTGGCGCTGGCCGACGCGGTGCGCGAGGCCGGCCGCCGCACGGAGCCCGAAACGGTGCCCGTGCCCACGCTCGGTGCCGCGCTGGTCGACGGCCCTCGCCGCGGTCACCTCCGCGTGCTGCGCGGGGACGGCTGA
- a CDS encoding metallopeptidase family protein, with product MSSAPPPARRPSGIGRRALAQPTAVAPVRRRDRRGRGPRGPLLPSTMPAYRTRAERFDDLVLDAVERIERTWARQLDGTEFAVEDVPPSDPAPWEHGGVPLGRYFPPDAGLPARILVYRRPVEARATDPADLADLVRDVVVEQVAHLLGRAPEDVDPGYGDAH from the coding sequence GTGAGCTCTGCACCTCCGCCCGCCCGCCGACCGTCGGGGATCGGCCGCCGCGCCCTCGCGCAGCCCACCGCGGTCGCCCCCGTGCGTCGGCGCGACCGTCGTGGGCGGGGGCCGCGTGGACCGCTGCTGCCCAGCACCATGCCGGCCTACCGGACGCGGGCCGAGCGCTTCGACGACCTGGTCCTCGACGCGGTGGAGCGCATCGAGCGGACCTGGGCCCGTCAGCTGGACGGCACCGAGTTCGCGGTCGAGGACGTCCCGCCGTCCGACCCCGCTCCGTGGGAGCACGGCGGAGTCCCGCTGGGTCGGTACTTCCCGCCCGACGCCGGGCTCCCCGCACGGATCCTGGTGTACCGCCGGCCGGTCGAGGCGCGCGCGACCGACCCGGCCGACCTGGCGGACCTGGTCCGCGACGTCGTCGTCGAGCAGGTCGCCCACCTGCTGGGGCGCGCACCCGAGGACGTGGACCCCGGCTACGGCGATGCCCACTAG
- a CDS encoding glycosyltransferase, whose translation MSTAEPALPPAVRVVCVVYHPGDELATFARTLATASTAPVELVIVDNGTDASVAREVADEFGARLVATGANLGYGGGANAGAAGTTAPWIVVANSDIEWQPGSLDVLLEAGRSDPRIGSVGPTLLNTDGTVYPSARELPSLTQGAGHALFVRFWPGNPWTRRYRAHERDASVRRPAGWLSGACLLLRREAFEAVGGFDDGYFMFFEDVDLGERLGRAGWVNLYVPEAQVTHVGGTSWRAKPAAMISAHHASAARYVGRRYPHWYQWPVRMAATLGLRLRERAELRAAH comes from the coding sequence ATGAGCACCGCCGAACCTGCCCTGCCCCCCGCCGTCCGCGTCGTCTGCGTCGTCTACCACCCCGGTGACGAGCTCGCGACCTTCGCCCGGACCCTGGCCACCGCCTCGACGGCGCCGGTCGAGCTGGTGATCGTCGACAACGGCACGGACGCGTCCGTCGCGCGCGAGGTGGCCGACGAGTTCGGCGCCCGGCTGGTGGCCACCGGGGCGAACCTCGGCTACGGGGGCGGCGCGAACGCGGGTGCGGCCGGGACCACGGCGCCGTGGATCGTGGTCGCGAACTCCGACATCGAGTGGCAGCCCGGCTCGCTGGACGTGCTCCTCGAGGCCGGCCGGTCCGACCCGCGCATCGGGTCCGTCGGCCCGACCCTGCTCAACACCGACGGGACCGTGTACCCGTCCGCGCGCGAGCTGCCGTCGCTGACGCAGGGGGCCGGCCATGCGCTGTTCGTGCGCTTCTGGCCCGGCAACCCGTGGACCCGGCGGTACCGGGCGCACGAGCGCGACGCCTCGGTCCGACGACCCGCGGGGTGGTTGTCGGGCGCCTGCCTGCTCCTACGCCGGGAGGCGTTCGAGGCCGTGGGCGGCTTCGACGACGGCTACTTTATGTTCTTCGAGGACGTCGACCTCGGCGAGCGCCTCGGACGGGCCGGGTGGGTCAACCTGTACGTGCCGGAGGCGCAGGTCACGCACGTCGGAGGCACCTCCTGGCGCGCCAAGCCCGCCGCCATGATCTCCGCGCACCACGCGAGCGCCGCCCGGTACGTCGGGCGCCGCTACCCGCACTGGTACCAGTGGCCCGTCCGCATGGCGGCCACCCTCGGGCTGCGCCTGCGGGAACGCGCGGAGCTGCGCGCCGCGCACTGA
- a CDS encoding DUF5719 family protein translates to MSGEGVPGTRSVWWGRSSRAASGLVVVGLTVAVVVAGARMPGSSDDPVAAARISVPPALSTLVCAGPLIQPDDTGRGDSAFDPTPVDPVTTVTAVTSVPDGEPGSAGTVGSLDRSATTATLAPGGSTAVVTGTSGPQVVLAEPGAAPARVAASAAGLVTAGDLRGLSAASCQQPTADAWLLGGATDLTSTAQLVLDNAGSTPAEVTLELWGPSGPVDLSGERFLVAPGAQRVVVLGGVAAEQRRLALHVTATGGRVGVHVQDSALDGFTPAGTDLVVPGAAPARRQVVPGVAVVTSAVDDPAVSALRLLVPGETATTARVTLLGPAGATVLPGAEALALVPGEVTDIPLGGLPAGAYTVVVDADEPVLAAAVLTRPGTVGELDDVPSVERAWAASTPVGRSGVVAVPDGTSGTLVVGAVSGDTDPAAGGEATATLRLLGADGAVLAERRLRLAAGTTASWSVDDLAAGSGDVAVADPAAPPAPPAGVVGVDLVTEDGADVGLAWALVAEVARPDGFLVSVLDPVPVPRRAADVAVREDPRFGTR, encoded by the coding sequence ATGAGCGGGGAAGGCGTGCCCGGCACGCGGTCCGTGTGGTGGGGGCGGAGCTCCCGGGCCGCGTCGGGGCTGGTCGTCGTGGGCCTGACGGTCGCCGTCGTGGTGGCGGGTGCCCGGATGCCCGGCTCGTCCGACGACCCCGTCGCCGCCGCACGGATCTCCGTGCCGCCCGCCCTCTCGACCCTCGTGTGCGCAGGCCCACTGATCCAGCCGGACGACACCGGGCGCGGGGACTCGGCCTTCGACCCGACCCCCGTGGACCCCGTGACGACCGTCACCGCGGTCACGTCCGTCCCCGACGGCGAGCCGGGCTCGGCCGGGACCGTCGGATCGCTCGATCGGTCCGCGACGACGGCGACGCTCGCCCCGGGCGGCAGCACTGCCGTGGTCACCGGGACCTCCGGACCTCAGGTCGTGCTCGCCGAGCCCGGCGCCGCTCCCGCCCGCGTCGCCGCGTCGGCCGCCGGCCTGGTCACCGCGGGGGACCTGCGCGGCCTTTCCGCGGCGTCGTGCCAGCAGCCGACCGCCGACGCGTGGTTGCTTGGGGGTGCCACCGACCTCACCAGCACCGCACAGCTCGTCCTGGACAACGCCGGGTCGACGCCCGCCGAGGTCACCCTCGAGCTCTGGGGCCCGTCCGGTCCCGTCGACCTGTCGGGCGAGCGCTTCCTCGTGGCACCCGGCGCGCAGCGCGTGGTGGTCCTGGGCGGCGTGGCCGCCGAGCAGCGCCGCCTCGCCCTGCACGTGACCGCGACCGGGGGCCGGGTCGGCGTGCACGTCCAGGACTCGGCCCTCGACGGCTTCACCCCAGCCGGGACCGATCTGGTGGTGCCGGGAGCGGCGCCGGCGCGCCGACAGGTGGTGCCCGGTGTCGCGGTGGTCACCTCGGCGGTCGACGACCCGGCGGTCTCCGCGCTCCGGCTGCTCGTGCCGGGGGAGACGGCCACCACGGCGCGGGTCACGCTGCTCGGACCGGCGGGCGCCACCGTGCTGCCCGGCGCCGAGGCGCTGGCCCTGGTGCCCGGTGAGGTGACCGACATCCCGCTGGGCGGCCTGCCCGCGGGTGCCTACACCGTCGTGGTGGACGCCGACGAGCCCGTGCTCGCCGCCGCCGTGCTGACGCGTCCCGGAACCGTCGGCGAGCTGGACGACGTCCCGAGCGTCGAGCGCGCCTGGGCCGCCTCGACCCCCGTCGGTCGCAGCGGGGTCGTCGCCGTGCCGGACGGCACCAGTGGGACGCTCGTGGTCGGAGCCGTCTCGGGCGACACCGACCCGGCGGCCGGCGGCGAGGCGACGGCGACCCTGCGGCTGCTCGGCGCCGACGGTGCCGTGCTCGCCGAGCGGCGGCTACGGCTCGCCGCCGGGACGACCGCGTCCTGGTCGGTCGACGACCTCGCGGCCGGCAGTGGTGACGTCGCCGTCGCCGACCCGGCTGCGCCGCCGGCACCTCCGGCGGGGGTCGTGGGCGTCGACCTGGTCACCGAGGACGGTGCCGACGTCGGACTGGCCTGGGCCCTCGTCGCCGAGGTGGCCCGGCCCGACGGTTTCCTCGTCTCGGTGCTCGACCCCGTCCCCGTGCCCCGCAGGGCGGCGGACGTCGCGGTCCGTGAGGACCCGCGCTTCGGCACCCGCTGA